The Triticum aestivum cultivar Chinese Spring chromosome 3A, IWGSC CS RefSeq v2.1, whole genome shotgun sequence genome includes a region encoding these proteins:
- the LOC123059631 gene encoding wall-associated receptor kinase-like 8 produces the protein MGFLPMMYASLSLLLLGSLGKLMVLASGVVTSHNPEGNWAHPSLATLDGCPKSCGNLSFDYPFGMGSRCSRDPDFSLICNDTAQPPRLFLCDGITEVIDNIVVGSGGDYYHTHKSISTSFWRTIPMKSGVHVYYLSFQPPGRSFSRGETILNITGCDLDVYWVNNNTHRTTWICTTVCPDQVITETMARLKCSGIGCCSFPVTGLLPDAFQLKFVHHHGKTSTGTRSNQTSMLWDRISISDGGGGTVLWNIVDQQNCASAMRNRTRYACIGKHSLCGDHSVTSTDGYNCICSAGYAGNPFIQDGCSRDKGYNPIPSRANCTRWCGNISVPYPFGLEEGCFAREEFQLNCTNMASSAVLMFGLDQVMDLNVYQGTIKSIWPDQQGASFYHIFSRRALFVGYGYFYSMQWVAANLSCIEAQRNISGYACVSTNSKCVAVDGEWSYIGYRCKCSDGFRGNPYTQSGCQDIDECLQPNICKGICHNIEGSFYCTECPHKTEYDLHKMQCTTTKQHILLSGKTKSWLCLIKRIKRNLQSLMPSRIIIGSSGGFSILALSFGTVFLIRIWKRNVQRQLRKNYFRNNQGLLLETLISSDESANDKTKIFSLEELEKATDNFDTARIIGSGGHGMVYKGMLSDQRVVAIKKSKVIKKAEITQFINEVAILSQVNHRNIVKLFGCCLETEVPLLVYEYISCGSLSQVLNADSSTSFSLSWDDYLRIATEIAGALSYLHSAASISIFHRDVKSSNILLDGNYRVKVSDFGASRLVPVDQTHIVTNVQGTFGYLDPEYFHTRQLNEKSDVYSFGVVLVELLLRMKPIIRSESGTMQNLSHYFIRALNEGGIADILNSEVLEEATKDEIIDVASLAELCLRLRGEERPTMKQVEVELQILRTRRANSCQANVINEEQTQPMLLTRGVKVAFQSSATLVDCRYNLESRDSQGCYDLQEEFMASASLAR, from the exons ATGGGCTTCTTGCCGATGATGTACGCATCACTCTCTCTGCTGCTACTAGGTTCACTAGGAAAGCTAATGGTGCTAGCATCTGGAGTTGTAACAAGCCACAACCCAGAAGGGAATTGGGCACATCCATCACTTGCCACACTTGATGGTTGCCCCAAGAGCTGTGGCAATCTGAGCTTCGACTACCCCTTTGGCATGGGATCAAGGTGCTCTCGGGATCCTGACTTCAGCCTCATTTGCAATGACACTGCTCAGCCTCCCAGGCTCTTCTTGTGCGACGGAATCACCGAGGTGATCGACAACATCGTTGTTGGTAGCGGTGGGGATTACTACCACACTCACAAAAGCATCAGTACCTCCTTCTGGCGTACCATCCCCATGAAATCTGGTGTCCATGTCTACTACTTGTCTTTCCAACCTCCTGGTAGATCCTTCAGCCGTGGGGAAACCATTCTGAACATCACTGGTTGCGACCTGGATGTGTATTGGGTCAACAACAACACACACAGAACAACATGGATCTGTACGACTGTGTGCCCGGACCAAGTTATCACAGAGACCATGGCTAGGCTCAAGTGCAGTGGCATTGGATGTTGCAGTTTTCCTGTCACTGGCCTGCTTCCTGATGCTTTTCAACTCAAATTTGTCCACCACCACGGCAAAACTAGCACTGGAACACGCTCAAACCAGACCTCTATGCTGTGGGATAGAATCAGCATAAGTGATGGTGGCGGCGGCACAGTTTTGTGGAATATAGTGGATCAACAAAATTGTGCTAGCGCCATGCGAAACAGGACAAGGTATGCTTGTATCGGCAAGCATTCCTTGTGCGGCGACCATAGCGTGACATCAACTGACGGCTACAACTGCATCTGCAGTGCCGGCTATGCAGGCAACCCCTTCATTCAAGATGGCTGTTCCAGAGACAAAG GGTATAATCCAATTCCGAGCAGAGCTAATTGTACCCGTTGGTGTGGTAACATTAGTGTGCCGTACCCATTCGGCTTAGAAGAGGGTTGCTTTGCCAGGGAAGAATTCCAGCTCAACTGTACAAATATGGCATCATCAGCTGTCCTAATGTTTGGGCTTGACCAGGTTATGGACCTGAATGTTTACCAAGGGACCATTAAGTCCATCTGGCCTGACCAACAAGGTGCATCATTTTACCACATATTTAGCAGGCGTGCTCTTTTTGTTGGATATGGCTACTTCTATTCTATGCAGTGGGTTGCAGCTAATCTAAGTTGCATAGAGGCCCAACGGAATATATCTGGTTATGCTTGTGTAAGTACCAACAGCAAGTGTGTAGCAGTAGATGGTGAATGGAGCTACATTGGGTACCGCTGTAAATGCTCGGATGGTTTCCGAGGAAATCCATACACCCAAAGTGGTTGTCAAG ATATTGATGAATGCCTTCAACCAAACATTTGTAAAGGGATATGCCATAATATTGAAGGAAGCTTCTATTGTACTGAATGTCCTCACAAGACCGAGTACGATCTACACAAAATGCAGTGTACAACAACAAAACAACATATTCTGCTTTCAGGTAAGACTAAGTCATGGTTATGTTTGataaaaaggataaaaagaaactTACAGAGCTTAATGCCTTCACGTATTATCATTGGGTCATCTGGTGGCTTCAGCATTCTAGCTCTGAGTTTTGGTACAGTATTTCTCATTCGTATATGGAAAAGAAATGTTCAACGACAACTACGGAAGAATTATTTTCGGAATAACCAAGGTCTTCTCCTAGAAACATTGATATCATCTGATGAAAGTGCAAATGACAAAACAAAGATTTTCTCATTAGAAGAGCTAGAGAAAGCAACAGACAACTTTGATACGGCCCGCATCATTGGCTCTGGGGGGCATGGCATGGTTTATAAAGGCATGTTATCTGATCAACGTGTGGTTGCAATAAAAAAGTCCAAGGTCATTAAAAAGGCTGAGATCACTCAATTCATCAATGAGGTCGCTATCCTCTCACAAGTAAATCATAGAAACATTGTGAAGCTCTTTGGGTGTTGTCTGGAAACTGAGGTTCCACTGCTCGTGTATGAATATATATCTTGTGGCTCACTGTCTCAAGTCTTAAATGCTGACTCAAGCACTAGTTTTTCTTTGTCCTGGGATGATTACTTAAGGATTGCCACGGAAATAGCAGGAGCACTATCTTATCTCCACTCAGCGGCTTCAATATCAATCTTCCATCGTGATGTGAAATCGTCAAACATACTCCTGGATGGGAACTACAGAGTTAAAGTTTCAGATTTTGGTGCTTCTAGATTGGTTCCAGTTGATCAAACACACATTGTTACAAATGTGCAAGGTACATTTGGGTACTTAGATCCAGAGTACTTCCATACCAGGCAGTTAAATGAGAAGAGTGACGTGTATAGTTTTGGTGTGGTACTAGTGGAGTTGCTTCTTAGAATGAAGCCTATCATCAGGAGTGAATCAGGCACAATGCAGAACTTGTCACACTACTTTATAAGGGCATTGAACGAGGGAGGGATCGCCGACATACTGAACTCTGAAGTCCTTGAGGAAGCAACTAAGGATGAGATCATCGATGTTGCCAGTCTTGCAGAGTTGTGCTTAAGACTGCGTGGTGAAGAAAGACCCACCATGAAACAAGTTGAGGTTGAGTTGCAGATATTACGAACAAGAAGGGCAAACTCATGTCAAGCGAATGTAATAAATGAAGAACAAACACAACCAATGTTGTTAACTCGAGGAGTTAAAGTTGCTTTCCAGTCGTCAGCCACGTTAGTGGATTGCAGATACAACTTAGAGTCAAGAGACAGCCAAGGTTGCTACGACCTGCAGGAAGAGTTCATGGCATCAGCTAGTCTAGCACGCTAG